A segment of the Aureliella helgolandensis genome:
TAGCTTTGCGGATCGTTGTCTCTGAATAAATGGATAGGTCGGAGGCGGCAATCGCTCGACTGTACAGGCCAGCCGGAAATCCGTTGGCCATCAAGACGGGACGGTCTGCGGTGCGGATCGTGCGCTCGGCAGTTGTCCCGACCAGGATATCCCGGAGCAGCTGTCGGCGATGCGGACCAATGACAACCAAATCAGCCTGCAGGTCTCGTGCAGCCTGGTTGATACCGAAAAACGGTTTTCCCAGTACCACGTGAAAGTCGCATTTCACGGAGTCGATTTCTTGGAGAGAGAGTGTCAGTTTCTCAAGGAGTTCGGTCGATGCGTTCCGTTCTGCCAGCACGAGCGACTGCGTCTGATCATTGTCGACAACATGAACCAAGTGTAGCGTTGCATCATGTTCTCGTGCCAGCAGTTTGGCACGTCGGATCGCGCGGTCCGAGCGTTCCGAGAAATCTGTTGCAACCACAATTGCCTTCATTAATCTGCCCACCGAGTCTTCCTGTGAAGTGTTGGATTGATGGTCCGCCGCGTAGTTCATGGATTAAGAGACGTCCCCTTGCTGACCTCTAGGCTTAATTCGCCTCGACGTAGTCCCCCATTTTGATAGGGGAAATAAAACAACTCGGTTTCACCGCGATGACCGAACACTCGATAGAGTCTAGAATTCGCTCTGCTGTGTTGCCGATCACCAGACCCGCCGCGCCGCTACGACCAACCGTACCCATCACGATCAAATCAACGCCATTAAGCGACGCAAATTCTGGAATCACCTGGGGCGCATCGCCCTTGAGCATATGGACAAAGTCGTCGTTGATGCCACAGCCGTGTCCGCGCAGGAACTTGTCGAACATTTGTTCGCTGTGTTCTTGGCGGCTTTCTTTCATCTGCACGTATTCTTGTTTGGTAATTCGTTCTTTGAGCAAGTGTTCGCCACTAATGGTCCAAGTTTGGACGATCGAGAATCTTGCGTCTTCCCGCTTACTGATCGCTTGAGCTAGGTTAAAAATTTCCTCGTTCAGCTCGGCATCGATGACTTCGTCTGTTGAAGTGTCGACGCAGGCCAAGACGTGTCGGACTGGTGACGCTGAATTCGGTGCGACCAAATGGACGGCGCATGGGCATTCTCGCAGCAACCGTGTTGCAGTCGTTCCAAAGAATCCCTTTCGCCGACTGTCGGCCCCCTTGGCGACACGCACGACAAGATCGTGTTTTGCTCGCAAAACTTCACGAATGATCTCAACGGACGATTTTCCGACCAGTACTTTTGTCTCCACGTCGAATCCATTCTCGCGTAGCGGCGCTGCCAACGCCTCGAGTTGCTCTTGCTTCTCGCGGATCATCAATTCATGAATATGTTCATGGTTGCTTACGAATAAACGAACATTCCAAGGTAGCAGCGGAACCACATCGACGATTTTCAAAGTGGCTTGGCACTCTTTTGCGAGTTTCGCAGATTCGCCGACAATGCCTTGGTTGCCAAGCCGCGTGTCGGTAGCGACCAAGATGTTCTTAAAACGTTGCATGCTTGCGTTCCTTTGTGTGGGCTTAAGCTTCGAGAGTTACCGACCAACGGCGTCACGGCTGTTGATTTAATAGCGTCTTGAGTTTTAACGTGCAGGTAGCACCCCTAACCGCCCTGTAGTGGAGACCACCTATCCTTGCTGACGCGGCGGGTTAATATTTCAACAGCCCGGTCCCGTTCGGGTTGATAGACCACTTCGTCGATCCGCAAATTGCTCTTACCGGTTGGGACCTCCCAATGAACTCGGTTTCCGACCCGGTAACCCAGGATTGCGGTTCCGATTGGTGCGAGACTTGACAATCGACCATTGGCGATATTCGTGTCTTCGGGATAAACCAGCGTATAGGAGTCCGTTGCTTGAGACTTAAAATCCGTTAGCTTGGCGGTTGAGTTCATCGTCACCACGTCGGCTGGCACCGAGCCAGCATCGACGATCGTCGCGCGATGGAGTTCACTCGCCAGCTTTTGGAAAGCGGTCAGGGCAGCAATGACGCCCAACAACTCGTACTTCAACAATTCAACCAGACGATTGAAATCTTCACAAGTCACAATGATTTTTCACGATGTCATGGAGAAGAATCTCGTTGAGAATGATGTCGTATCGAAGAGTTTTGGGGAAGGGTGTGGGCGCCATCCGATTGGCTGGCACTACTGGTGTCAGGAACCATCGTCTACACGCGTTGGAATCGTATCGTTCCCGGTCATCGCGACAGTTGCGCCCAGTCACTGGTTGCAACGCGCCCGTTCGTGGTTTCTCGGCGTGGGCCGATAGAGGTTGCGATGTTCTCTCAGGAACTGGCGTTTAGCTTCGAATGTGCCAGTACAGTGTGCCAGTACAGAGAGGGGGCGACGAGGAATGCAGCAGTGCTGCCGGCCGACTTTCACTACATCTACAACCAATGCAACTTTTGCGCCAGGCAGAGCGAATTGGAATGTCATGGTTCCCCGAGCCCGTTTCACGACGCAAACGTCATCAGCGATTGCGGTGTGACAACTAAAGTTGACGCTCTTGGCATGCTCGACAGCGCGAGGCCTGTGAGGAGTGCTCCCCGCGCCGAGGTGTTCGGTAGGATTGAGCCTTAAAAAAAGCCAAGCCACTTTGGGGACGCCGTTCGCTCTAGTAAGATGACAGCAGGATGCATTGCTGCCTCCGCTAGTGGTGGTGCCGAGCAGCATCGCGTACTGAAGCAGCCAATCCTAGGAGCAACGCAATGGACAAGGTGACGCACGAATACGCGATCGACCGCTGGGAAAACGAGGGAGGAAGCTGCCCCAACTGTACGGCGGACATCGCCAAGACGTTTGCTTTTCAACAACGCGCGAAACTGTTTGCGAATTCTGCAGACGCGGATTGGATCCGTCTAGGGATTGAACGGAAACAGGAGCGGTACGATGGCGAGAGTTCCCAGAAGAATCAGTAGCTGGAGTGGCACTCCCACTTTTAGGAAATCTCCAAAGCGATAGCCTCCCGCTCCGGTTACCAACGCGTTGATTGGTGACGCAACAGGCGTTGAAAAGGCGGTCGATGCGGCCAATGC
Coding sequences within it:
- a CDS encoding universal stress protein, which gives rise to MNYAADHQSNTSQEDSVGRLMKAIVVATDFSERSDRAIRRAKLLAREHDATLHLVHVVDNDQTQSLVLAERNASTELLEKLTLSLQEIDSVKCDFHVVLGKPFFGINQAARDLQADLVVIGPHRRQLLRDILVGTTAERTIRTADRPVLMANGFPAGLYSRAIAASDLSIYSETTIRKAKSLGLLDRLNTSLLYVFSDPGLALMNRASLSDDEKQTYIAEARNRAEKEVESFMDRIKLDGISTILQPSNGSIAETICKTTQDLSAELIVVGTCSRSAFTRALIGSVTEGVLRHSDRDVLAIPPPQNEAVP
- a CDS encoding universal stress protein; this encodes MQRFKNILVATDTRLGNQGIVGESAKLAKECQATLKIVDVVPLLPWNVRLFVSNHEHIHELMIREKQEQLEALAAPLRENGFDVETKVLVGKSSVEIIREVLRAKHDLVVRVAKGADSRRKGFFGTTATRLLRECPCAVHLVAPNSASPVRHVLACVDTSTDEVIDAELNEEIFNLAQAISKREDARFSIVQTWTISGEHLLKERITKQEYVQMKESRQEHSEQMFDKFLRGHGCGINDDFVHMLKGDAPQVIPEFASLNGVDLIVMGTVGRSGAAGLVIGNTAERILDSIECSVIAVKPSCFISPIKMGDYVEAN
- a CDS encoding GreA/GreB family elongation factor, with translation MTCEDFNRLVELLKYELLGVIAALTAFQKLASELHRATIVDAGSVPADVVTMNSTAKLTDFKSQATDSYTLVYPEDTNIANGRLSSLAPIGTAILGYRVGNRVHWEVPTGKSNLRIDEVVYQPERDRAVEILTRRVSKDRWSPLQGG